In Schizosaccharomyces osmophilus chromosome 1, complete sequence, the genomic window agcggTGGTGAAAAAACTGCTGCTCTTTCCAAATAGTCCGGGATGAGGAATTGTATCCTTTTCCACAcacaagaaaacaaaagggaaCTATGGGGAAACCGTTTACTCGGTTTCAGTACCACCTTCGTTTTCGGATTCTTCCTTCAAAGGTTGGAGGACTTGGATCAAATCCTTGGCGTCCATGTTCTCGTAGCAAATGTTGTAAACGGAACGGAACAAGGGGAAGTCGTTGACCATGTCCTTGGTGGAAAGGAATTCATGGACTTCCTTAGCAGTGGAAGCACCTTGCAAAAGCTGACCACCCAAGAGTTCCTTCTCAAGAACGTCGATGGGCTTACCAGACTTGACATAAGCCTCGGCAACACGGTTGTTACGGCCACTCAAGCAAGAGGTAACCAAGTCAGCAATACCACAAGATTGCTCGACCATAGTACCGGGTTCactttcaaagaaagtgGTAGCAAACTTTTGCATTTCCAACAAACCACGACGCATGATGGCAGACTTTGTGTTACCACCCCATTCCAAACCATCGGCGAAACCGACGGCCATGGCGACGATGTTCTTCAAAGCACCACCGAGGGCGACACCGGCAACGTCGTCGACGGAGACGACCGAGAAGTAGGGACGGTCAAAGATGGCGACGATTTGCTCGGCAGAGATGACGGCTTGAGGGGGCTTATAACCAATGGTGGTTTCACAGAATTGTTCCTTGGCGACTTCGTTGGCAACGTTGGCACCGGAAAGAACACCACAGTAGATGCCAAGCTTTTCTTGGATGACATCGGAAAAGAGACGGACACCGTCTTTGCCGACGGAAACACCCTTGATACAAGAGATACCGACTGCGTTGGGACGGAGGTGACCGGCCATTTGGTCGCAAACTTTGTTGATGAATTGGTGAGGGACGACAAAGACCAAAACATCAGAGCGACGGGCGACTTCACGAACATCAGGAACGGCGATGACGTTGGGAGGGCATTCGACACCAGGAAGATACTTTACGTTTTCGTGAGTCTCGTTGAAAACTTCGGTGagctttctcttttcacCCTTGTgttcgatttcttcttcaaagacCCACATACGGACCTTGGAGCGGAAGTGGTGACCGTGAGCACGGGCGTTTTCACCACAGATCTTGGCAATGGCGGTACCCCAGTTACCGGAACCGATAACACCAACAGCCAAACGCTTCTTGGGAGCTTGGTCCATGTTTGAAGCGGCAGCGGCAGCAGTAGTTTGATGAGGAGCAGAAGACATGATTGAAGATGGAAACTAAGTTAGGAAATCGtagaaaacagaaacgtgaaattgaaagaaaaaaactcgtaaaatgaaaataacaaaatcAATTGATATTCGTGAAAAGCGAACCTACAACGAAACGGtggaaaaaggtaaaaatCTGGATCTTTCGTTTGTAAGGCAgatggtaaagaaaaagtgcAGGGGAATGCcaatttatatatttgtGAGGATACGCCATTGTTTAGGTCCGAAAGACATGACGTCAAAGGCAGACTTTTACCTAGATGTTCCAAACCAATCCAGGACGTCATGAATGTGATATCAAAAGATGGACAAGGTCGCTTTATACGTCATGTCAGCTTTGATATAGAAGAAGGGGGGGGAAAAAGCGGCAAGAATGTAAGGAACCGTAGCGACAAGCCGTTTTTGAggaagaaaggaagaaaggaAACTGAAAACacaacaaaaggaaaacaaatccAAGCTTTTCTCTGTATTCTTGAATCCTTTGCTCTGCAACCTCTCTGTAATCTTTTGCGTGCACGACTGGCTTTCCCTTTTCAACGGAACAATCGTCACAGTTTTCCACACGGTTCCTGTGTTCGACGTATCCTGGTGTGGAGGTGgtgtgttttcttttgcgTTCACCCACCCTTTCACTCCTTATTTATCTCCAACGACATATAACGCTCCTTTTAGCATTTCCTTCCTTTGCGATCACTTATCACCGCCAATCAGCACCTGGCAAGGTCACAAGgaacaacaacaacatCAACACTAACATCAACATCAACAATAGCAAGATATGATCTAGTCTGGTGTGGAGGTAGAAAGAAgagtgaaaaagaatttaacTATTTCctgaaatcaaaaaaataaacaaaaaagggCAGAGCAGCATTCCCATGGATGCTTTTCATCGGAATCccatttgtaaacaaacattttgGCTCCTTTGGACTCGCTCAATGCATCCTCCAGTCATTCGTTTTGGACCCTTTCTAGACTCCTCTTCTCGCTCGCTGATTTTTTTACGTTTTGACCCCCCCTTCTGTTGCATTCTTTAAGGTTCATCCGTCGCACCTCGAAATTCTTTCGGGACGGTAGAAATCGTTGCAGAGCGGTAAACGGTTGCACACACACAGACACACAGACGGAGAGAGAGAGAAGGATTGAGTTGAGCTGTCCGTTTGTgtccatttttttttgttttttttgttttttttgttttgatttcaggaaatttttaattcttcatGGAtcctttatttatttttttacttatttatttaattaatttttcttttcctttcatcACGACTCTTTCACCAAGCAGAGAATCGACACCACTGTTTTCTCCATAGCAGCAAGGACCACTCCACCCACTGTAGTAGAAAGAACTAGGACTTAGAGCTCGGACTCAAACCCAAAGAAGAACCTCCTTGCGCTACGTTATGCTTGTCATcaagaagcaaaaatataaaatatttacGGTCAGAGTGGGGCTCGAACCCACGACCTCATGATTAACAGTCATGCGCACTACCAACTGTGCTATCCGACCTTGATTGATTTCCAAGAGTTGTCTAGATATTATATA contains:
- the gpd1 gene encoding glycerol-3-phosphate dehydrogenase Gpd1, whose translation is MSSAPHQTTAAAAASNMDQAPKKRLAVGVIGSGNWGTAIAKICGENARAHGHHFRSKVRMWVFEEEIEHKGEKRKLTEVFNETHENVKYLPGVECPPNVIAVPDVREVARRSDVLVFVVPHQFINKVCDQMAGHLRPNAVGISCIKGVSVGKDGVRLFSDVIQEKLGIYCGVLSGANVANEVAKEQFCETTIGYKPPQAVISAEQIVAIFDRPYFSVVSVDDVAGVALGGALKNIVAMAVGFADGLEWGGNTKSAIMRRGLLEMQKFATTFFESEPGTMVEQSCGIADLVTSCLSGRNNRVAEAYVKSGKPIDVLEKELLGGQLLQGASTAKEVHEFLSTKDMVNDFPLFRSVYNICYENMDAKDLIQVLQPLKEESENEGGTETE